The genomic interval CTCATCCTCAACCCACAGACCTATCCTTAACAGGAAAAGGAGAAATCATTGCCATTGCTGATACGGGACTCGATACAGGAGACAGGGAAACCATTCATCCTGACTTTCAAGGACGAGTTAATTTACTAACCAGTTATCCCATTACTACCTTACCAGAAGACTTTATTTCAAATTTTGGTCATCAAGACCCCCCCATAGACCAATATTCCGGTCATGGCACCCATGTCGCAGGCAGTGCGCTTGGTAATGGACAAGTGGCGCAAGAATTAGGACTTCCTCATATACCTGCTGGAATGGCAACCGAAGCAAATTTAATCTTTCAAGCGATTGAACAAGTCCCCCAATGGACGCTTGATGGAACTTTATTCTATATCCAAAATTATGGAGACACGCCGCCCAAATCTGGTTTATATGGTATTCCAGAGAATTTATCTGACCTTTTTGAAGAAGCTTATCATAATGGAGCGCGAATTCACTCTAATTCTTGGGGTGGGGGAGAATTTGGAGAGTATGGTAGACAATCTGAACAATTAGATGAATTTGTTTGGGAACATAAGGATTTTCTCGTTCTGGTTGCAGCAGGTAATGACGGACAACAGCGTTCTTCAGCTATCGGCATTGATCAAAAAAGTGTTACCCCTCCTGGTACGGCGAAAAACTGTTTAACCGTTGGTGCTTCAGAAAATCAGCGCGAGGGAGAATTTACGGATACTTATGGTCAGTGGTGGCCCGATAAATTTCCTCATGACCCGATTAAATCAGATAATATGGCAAATTCCCTTGATGATATTGCGGCTTTTAGTAGTCGAGGCCCTTGCGAAGATGGTCGCCGTAAACCCGATGTGATTGCCCCAGGAACCTTTATTTTATCAACTCGTTCTTCCCAAATTGCTAATAATAACTTTGCTTGGGGAGCATTTACTCCCGCAAAACGCCATTATATGTACATGGGGGGAACTTCAATGGCCACTCCTTTAGTTGCAGGATGCGCAGCATTGGTGCGCCAATATTTGCGAGAACAAGAGAATATTATTGATCCTAGTGCGGCCCTCGTCAAAGGAATATTGATTCACTCAGCGCAACTAATTAATTATCGCTACAAACATCCTTCCTCCGAGGAATGGCCAGATAATGAACAGGGATGGGGCAGAATTAACCTTTCTCAAGTTCTTAATCCTCCTGCGCCAACTAAAGTCAAGTTTATTGATGAGTTTGAAGGGTTACAAACAGACGAATCTCGTCAGTATCAGCTACAAGTTAGGGATTTAAGCGTACCCCTGAAAGTTACATTAGTTTATAGCGATTATCCAGGGAATGAACTGGTAAATAATCTGAATTTAAAATTAAGTAGTCCTACCGCAAAAGATTATCTCGGCAATGACTTTGAGGAAACAGGAAAACCTGATATCGTTAATAATGTGGAAGGAATCGTAGTAGAATCTCCAGAAATTGGAGAATGGACGGTTACTGTTATAGGTTCTGACGTTAACGAAGATACTCAAGATTATGCTCTCGTTATTTCCGGTGGTTTAGGAATAGATTAAGTGAGCAAAAAAATAGGGTAAGCATGGCCCACCCTAACATTTAACTTAAACTAACTTTAATTAAGGAGCTAACGCATGACCCCGTAATAAACTACCGATAGTTTTAGCGGTAATTTTCATCTGAACTAAGGGGTTAGCAGGAACAACGGTTTTATACAAATAACTATCAAAAGTCATCCGTTGGACATCCTTATCAGAACACATTTCGACAAAAGCCTCCCGCGAAGCATCAGTGCGATAGAATACCCGTTGTAGAATATCTAAAACCAGGTAAGTCATACCATATTGTTTATCCCAACGTTTGAGATAGATTTTTAACTCATCTTCCGTGGGAATACGTTGGCCCGCATTCGTCATCTCTACGATGGTTTCTGCACACATCCGGGCTGACTTAGCCGCAAAATAGATACCTTCCCCAGAAGACTTAGTAACAGTCCCTGCTGCGTCTCCAACTAAGGCTACACGACCGACTACACGACGAGGACGGGGATGTTCAGGGATGGGGTGTGCTTCCACCTTAATAATTTCGCCCCCTTCGAGTCTACGGGCAGCACGGGCGCGAATTCCGGCTTGTAGGTCTTTTATAATGGCTTTATTGACCTTCATGGTTCCCGTACCCACTGCTACGTGGTCATGTTTCGGGAATACCCAAGCGTAGAAGTCGGGGGAAACATCTTTACCCACATACATCTCAGCCAAGTCTTCATAATAAGCCATTTTATCTTGAGGTAAACGAATGCGCTCTTGGAAGGCGATCGCATAATTATAATCCCCCGCATCAATGGCTTTAGCAATGCGGGAGTTAGCCCCATCTGCCCCAATAACTACGTCTACTTTGAGGGTTTTCATCTCTCCTTTGGAGTTTCCATTGGAGTGATCGGCGTAATGGAGGGTATAAGGATCGGTATTATTTGAAGGAATATCTAATTGATAAACCGTGCCATTAATTAGGTTAGCTCCTAATTTTGCAGCGCGATCGCGTAAAAAGCCATCAAGAACTTCTCGACGACACATCCCGATATATTCGTCTTCGCGATCGAGATTAATATCAACTTCAATGTTAGACGGGGAGATCATTTTCATCTTTCTGACCCGTCGATCTATAATTTCTGGTGGTAGATCAAATTCACTGACCATACACAGGGGAATGGCACCACCGCAAGGTTTAGCATTATCTAATTTGCGTTCAAATAGATAGGTTTCAATCCCAGCTTTTGCTAATGTTTCGGCGGCGGAAGATCCAGCCGGCCCTGAACCGACAACAGCGACCCGTAAAACCAAGGCTATTCTCCTATTTCCAGAAGCGATTACGGATTGCATCCTATCATGTACCTTGACTTGAAATACGGCGATCGGTCAAAATCTGCCAAATTTGAAATAGAGCTTAACAATTTTTGTTACATTGCTTAATCATTAGACCTCTTGCGAAAGTTTCATATGATCTAAAATTTCTATAACTGAGGAAAATATTATGAAACTAATTGACATCACCCAAGCCCAAACCCAACTCCCTCAACTCATGCAAATCGCCCTGACAGGAGAAGAAATTATTATTACCCGTGATAGCCTACCCATCTTAAAATTAAGCCCCATGATTCCTACAAAAAAACATCGAAAACGCGGTAGTGCCAAAGGACAAATTCAATTTGCGTCAGACTTTGATGAATCATTAGGGGATTTTCAGGAGTATATGGAATGACCTTAACGTTATTGCTAGATACTCATACTTTTCTGTGGTTTGTTAACGACAGCCCAGAACTTAGTCAAACTGCTATTAACTTGCTAGAATCCGAGAATGAATTATTAGTTAGTATTGCAAGTCTTTGGGAAATCGCCATCAAAGTCAACCTTAAAAAACTCATTTTAGCCACAAACTATCAACAATTTATCCCTCAACAACTAGCCCTTAATCAAATTGGAATTCTTCCGATTAGCCTAAATCACCTCTCAATTTATACCGACTTACCCTTATATCATCGAGATCCTTTTGATCGCCTCATTATTGCTCAAGCTATGTCTGAAAAGCTTTCAATTATTAGCATTGATCAAAAATTAGATCTTTATGAAATTGATCGCCAATGGTAAAACAATTAACTTAACTCTGTCAACTCGGCTCTCCCGTACCTGTGGTGATAACAAAATCTTATATATCGTAGGGTGGGTTAGGCGCGGGTCATAATTTGTGAATTATAATCTAGTTTTCCTATCCGCGCCGTAACCCACCTTTCGAGATTTTGTAACATAAGACATTATTCTCATTTATTTTTGTTGATCATGACTTGCTTTTTTGCACAAAATGTATTAGCAAATCCAATTAAAAATAATCTGAATATATCCTCCGAAACTTCAAGCATTCAAGAAAATTTAGATTTACCCAATGAATTTATTTCAGAAAGGACAAAACCCGCCTACGCGGGTTTAATTTAGCCTCCCTTCGGAGGCTTCGTTCATATAGCATCAGACATAAGGTTTGTTTGTAGACGTTGATTTAACATAACAAGTTCGGTAGAATCAATTTCTTAAGATCTCTAACCCTGCTTTGGTTTCGATATAGTCAGCTAATTTAATAAAATC from Aphanothece sacrum FPU1 carries:
- a CDS encoding S8 family serine peptidase — translated: MSINQPSLFSSTNEFTISNKFEMLSKRVISDKTIPESKQSEVLEDLDDKRAILERTYQKVITQPDHLNQKDTSEMKLCEKESLKTLNLVGKESHPESDELNDLISRIRFDIEKIQRIVTLFAPSDLLEFERTLMWMYEQGQEEELGFLQRISKKPPYKSDLLNITIEAIANRQPLQKYRIFCSEDDIKKITPKIDIIRNYKHFVIVLATTAMITEIKARYAVEILPPVKFTSETILPNSVSIKQTNPEETMRDHRDQVIYFNLPILEDWKRQIETLGATILRPIGRREIVASVPNKEIIKQIKSNVEGVEDIRPYTPTIRVNPQNLQNLHQTPANATEQDLKKAIAQARIQAAKSQPNDHQRKNTVPGILIADFFTEEDRNQGAQELENQGIRITNRPGKKTLVVDVSKDANALNSFMTITRLTGLQSVEEKTIPRLFNEQARYVIGKNVIPSNPHPQPTDLSLTGKGEIIAIADTGLDTGDRETIHPDFQGRVNLLTSYPITTLPEDFISNFGHQDPPIDQYSGHGTHVAGSALGNGQVAQELGLPHIPAGMATEANLIFQAIEQVPQWTLDGTLFYIQNYGDTPPKSGLYGIPENLSDLFEEAYHNGARIHSNSWGGGEFGEYGRQSEQLDEFVWEHKDFLVLVAAGNDGQQRSSAIGIDQKSVTPPGTAKNCLTVGASENQREGEFTDTYGQWWPDKFPHDPIKSDNMANSLDDIAAFSSRGPCEDGRRKPDVIAPGTFILSTRSSQIANNNFAWGAFTPAKRHYMYMGGTSMATPLVAGCAALVRQYLREQENIIDPSAALVKGILIHSAQLINYRYKHPSSEEWPDNEQGWGRINLSQVLNPPAPTKVKFIDEFEGLQTDESRQYQLQVRDLSVPLKVTLVYSDYPGNELVNNLNLKLSSPTAKDYLGNDFEETGKPDIVNNVEGIVVESPEIGEWTVTVIGSDVNEDTQDYALVISGGLGID
- the chlP gene encoding geranylgeranyl reductase; translated protein: MVLRVAVVGSGPAGSSAAETLAKAGIETYLFERKLDNAKPCGGAIPLCMVSEFDLPPEIIDRRVRKMKMISPSNIEVDINLDREDEYIGMCRREVLDGFLRDRAAKLGANLINGTVYQLDIPSNNTDPYTLHYADHSNGNSKGEMKTLKVDVVIGADGANSRIAKAIDAGDYNYAIAFQERIRLPQDKMAYYEDLAEMYVGKDVSPDFYAWVFPKHDHVAVGTGTMKVNKAIIKDLQAGIRARAARRLEGGEIIKVEAHPIPEHPRPRRVVGRVALVGDAAGTVTKSSGEGIYFAAKSARMCAETIVEMTNAGQRIPTEDELKIYLKRWDKQYGMTYLVLDILQRVFYRTDASREAFVEMCSDKDVQRMTFDSYLYKTVVPANPLVQMKITAKTIGSLLRGHALAP
- a CDS encoding type II toxin-antitoxin system Phd/YefM family antitoxin translates to MKLIDITQAQTQLPQLMQIALTGEEIIITRDSLPILKLSPMIPTKKHRKRGSAKGQIQFASDFDESLGDFQEYME
- a CDS encoding type II toxin-antitoxin system VapC family toxin encodes the protein MTLTLLLDTHTFLWFVNDSPELSQTAINLLESENELLVSIASLWEIAIKVNLKKLILATNYQQFIPQQLALNQIGILPISLNHLSIYTDLPLYHRDPFDRLIIAQAMSEKLSIISIDQKLDLYEIDRQW